Proteins encoded together in one Musa acuminata AAA Group cultivar baxijiao chromosome BXJ3-6, Cavendish_Baxijiao_AAA, whole genome shotgun sequence window:
- the LOC135640407 gene encoding urease accessory protein F-like isoform X2: protein MQADGMHEQLGSELLQWRQWQLLDSVLPTGGFAHSYGLEAAIQTTFVTNPIDLKSYIVQVLENTGSLLLPFVYSACKSPDIVAWSKLDRLLEATLTNEVSRKASASQGSALLRVAASVYLEVPSLKEMRDKFLGSGSVYFHHAPIFGLICGFLGFDSSTTQRMYMFMAMRDVISAATRLNLVGPLGASVLQHQLALVAEEMMKKWMDRPVDEACQVAPMLDVVQGCHQYLFSRLFCS, encoded by the exons ATGCAAGCAG ATGGAATGCATGAGCAACTTGGAAGTGAGCTTCTGCAATGGAGGCAGTGGCAACTATTGGATTCGGTCCTTCCGACCGGTGGCTTTGCTCATTCTTATGGACTTGAAGCTGCCATCCAAACTACTTTTGTGACGAACCCCATAGATCTTAAGTCCTATATTGTACAAGTCTTGGAGAATACTGGCAGCCTACTTCTTCCCTTTGTATATTCTGCCTGCAAGTCTCCGGACATTGTTGCCTGGTCTAAGCTGGATAGGTTGCTCGAAGCAACCTTAACGAATGAAGTCAGTAGAAAAGCATCAGCATCTCAAGGATCAGCACTTCTAAGAGTAGCGGCATCGGTATATCTCGAGGTTCCATCTCTCAAAGAAATGAGAGACAAATTCTTGGGGTCAGGATCTGTTTATTTCCATCATGCGCCTATTTTTGGTCTCATATGTGGATTTCTTGGATTTGATAGCAGTACCACGCAGAGGATGTATATGTTCATGGCAATGAGAGATGTTATTTCTGCTGCGACGAGATTAAATTTGGTTGGGCCTCTCGGGGCATCAGTGTTACAACACCAACTCGCCTTGGTTGCTGAAGAGATGATGAAGAAGTGGATGGACCGACCTGTTGATGAAGCATGCCAGGTTGCTCCTATGCTTGATGTTGTGCAAGGTTGTCACCAATACTTATTCTCAAGACTGTTTTGCTCTTGA
- the LOC135641676 gene encoding B-box zinc finger protein 23-like, whose product MKIQCNACEAAEAAVLCCADEAALCWACDEKVHAANRLAGKHQRVPLLSDDGGGPVSGSSSSTASGVPKCDICQEASGYFFCLEDRALLCRKCDLSIHTANSYVSAHQRFLLTGVRVGLESAESVPVANRQLHAAGKAVLSPSKQLRLMSSTETNAVSSSQIARVGGSVASMAPASGFSMSGSAPDWPFDEFFGFPDINQNGFAEHNASKADSGKLGSHGSSPPYHSVDSDLDAYECVGQHPEYYWAVPEIPSPPTASGLGWQRNLLHPASDDAAFVPDLCSSSHHVTTSFRSHRHHHHHRRC is encoded by the exons ATGAAGATACAGTGCAACGCGTGCGAGGCAGCCGAGGCGGCGGTGCTCTGCTGCGCGGACGAGGCCGCGCTCTGCTGGGCCTGCGACGAGAAGGTGCACGCCGCCAACAGGCTTGCCGGGAAGCACCAGAGGGTGCCGCTCCTCTCCGACGACGGTGGCGGCCCTGTCTCGGGTAGCAGCTCTTCCACCGCCTCTGGCGTCCCCAAGTGCGATATCTGCCAG GAAGCTTCTGGTTACTTCTTTTGTTTGGAAGACCGTGCCTTGCTTTGCAGGAAATGTGATCTTTCTATACACACAGCAAACTCTTACGTGTCTGCTCACCAAAGATTTCTACTAACAGGGGTGCGAGTAGGACTTGAGTCTGCTGAATCAGTGCCTGTTGCTAACCGGCAGTTGCATGCTGCAGGAAAAGCTGTCTTATCTCCATCTAAACAATTGCGTCTTATGTCATCCACTGAGACCAATGCAGTTTCATCCAGTCAAATAGCCAGGGTTGGAGGTTCAGTGGCAAGCATGGCCCCAGCATCAGGGTTCAGTATGTCTGGAAGTGCACCTGATTGGCCTTTTGATGAATTCTTTGGCTTCCCAGATATCAATCAAAATGGTTTTGCAGAGCATAATGCCTCTAAG GCTGACAGTGGAAAGCTCGGAAGCCATGGATCGTCACCACCTTATCATTCTGTTGACAGCGATCTGGATGCCTATGAATGCGTGGGCCAGCATCCGGAGTACTACTGGGCGGTGCCGGAAATTCCATCCCCACCCACGGCTTCAGGGCTCGGCTGGCAAAGAAACCTGCTTCATCCTGCATCCGATGATGCTGCTTTTGTGCCTGACCTTTGTTCTTCGTCTCATCACGTGACCACATCATTTCGTTCACACCGTCATCACCATCATCACCGTCGATGTTAA
- the LOC135640407 gene encoding urease accessory protein F-like isoform X1: MVKLTFDDGATDGMHEQLGSELLQWRQWQLLDSVLPTGGFAHSYGLEAAIQTTFVTNPIDLKSYIVQVLENTGSLLLPFVYSACKSPDIVAWSKLDRLLEATLTNEVSRKASASQGSALLRVAASVYLEVPSLKEMRDKFLGSGSVYFHHAPIFGLICGFLGFDSSTTQRMYMFMAMRDVISAATRLNLVGPLGASVLQHQLALVAEEMMKKWMDRPVDEACQVAPMLDVVQGCHQYLFSRLFCS; the protein is encoded by the coding sequence ATGGTGAAGTTAACTTTCGATGATGGAGCTACAGATGGAATGCATGAGCAACTTGGAAGTGAGCTTCTGCAATGGAGGCAGTGGCAACTATTGGATTCGGTCCTTCCGACCGGTGGCTTTGCTCATTCTTATGGACTTGAAGCTGCCATCCAAACTACTTTTGTGACGAACCCCATAGATCTTAAGTCCTATATTGTACAAGTCTTGGAGAATACTGGCAGCCTACTTCTTCCCTTTGTATATTCTGCCTGCAAGTCTCCGGACATTGTTGCCTGGTCTAAGCTGGATAGGTTGCTCGAAGCAACCTTAACGAATGAAGTCAGTAGAAAAGCATCAGCATCTCAAGGATCAGCACTTCTAAGAGTAGCGGCATCGGTATATCTCGAGGTTCCATCTCTCAAAGAAATGAGAGACAAATTCTTGGGGTCAGGATCTGTTTATTTCCATCATGCGCCTATTTTTGGTCTCATATGTGGATTTCTTGGATTTGATAGCAGTACCACGCAGAGGATGTATATGTTCATGGCAATGAGAGATGTTATTTCTGCTGCGACGAGATTAAATTTGGTTGGGCCTCTCGGGGCATCAGTGTTACAACACCAACTCGCCTTGGTTGCTGAAGAGATGATGAAGAAGTGGATGGACCGACCTGTTGATGAAGCATGCCAGGTTGCTCCTATGCTTGATGTTGTGCAAGGTTGTCACCAATACTTATTCTCAAGACTGTTTTGCTCTTGA